The segment AGGGCCGCCAGCGCGAGTTCTACCAGACGAACGTCGACATCTTCGGCTCGAGCGAGCCCGAGGCCGACGCCGAGATTCTAGCGTGGGCCGCCGACGCGATGACGGGGCTCGGGCTCGACGCGGCGGACTTCGACTTTCGTATCTCCCACCGTGACATCCTCGGAGGCGTCCTCGAGACCTACGACGCCGACATCGACACCGAGGCGGCGATCCGCGCCGTCGATAAGTCCGACAAAATTCCTCGAGCGGAGTATCACGACCTGCTCGTCGGCGCCGGGCTCACGGCCGAGCAGGCCGAGGAATTCGACGACCTGATCGCGGCGGGCGACCTCGAGGCTGTCGAGGAATTCGCCAGCACCGAACGCGTCACCGACGCGGTCGAAAACCTCCGGAACGTGCTCGAGGCCGCCGAGGACTTCGGCGTTCGGGAGTACTGTACGATCTCGCTCGAGACCGCGCGGGGGCTCGATTACTACACGGGGATCGTCTTCGAGTGCTTCGACTCCGCGGGCGAGGTCTCGCGATCCATCTTCGGCGGCGGTCGCTACGACGACCTCATCGAGCAGTTCGGCGGCCAGCCGACGCCCGCGGTCGGCGTCGCGCCGGGACACGCGACCCTGTCGCTGCTCTTACAGCGGGCGGACGTCTGGCCCGAAGAGGCGGTGCAAACTGACTACTACGTCCTGCAGGTCGGCGACACGCGCTCGGAAGCCGCGCGGATCACCCGCGCGCTCCGCGACCGCGGTCACGTCGTCGAGACCGATATCGCGGGCCGATCGTTCGGCGCGCAACTCGAGTACGCCGACTCGATCA is part of the Halostagnicola kamekurae genome and harbors:
- the hisS gene encoding histidine--tRNA ligase, whose protein sequence is MYDRIKGFRDVYPDEMAARRRTIDTIEETARQYGFREIETPALERAAMWTDKSGDDIVDELYSFEDQGGRHVTLTPELTPTVARMVVAKQQELSKPIKWFSTRPFWRYEQVQQGRQREFYQTNVDIFGSSEPEADAEILAWAADAMTGLGLDAADFDFRISHRDILGGVLETYDADIDTEAAIRAVDKSDKIPRAEYHDLLVGAGLTAEQAEEFDDLIAAGDLEAVEEFASTERVTDAVENLRNVLEAAEDFGVREYCTISLETARGLDYYTGIVFECFDSAGEVSRSIFGGGRYDDLIEQFGGQPTPAVGVAPGHATLSLLLQRADVWPEEAVQTDYYVLQVGDTRSEAARITRALRDRGHVVETDIAGRSFGAQLEYADSINAETTVIVGEQDLANDEVTIKEMESGDQVQAPVEEFPGDLKRPTAADFS